Below is a genomic region from Larimichthys crocea isolate SSNF chromosome IV, L_crocea_2.0, whole genome shotgun sequence.
TGGCATTGAACAATGAGGCCTGGCGCGTAGTCAGCGTTCCAGTTCATCCCTAAAGGTCTTGGACAGGTTTGAGGTTGGGGTTCTCTGCAGGCTAAGCCAGTTCTTCCACACTAAACTCAAAAGACCAATAATTAAATTTGGTGTATTTAGTTCCTTTGCCTCACATGGATCCCTAATGCTGATGTTATGCTATTTCAGACGGAACATCAAACACATTTGACAGCAAGACTCAGGGTTCAGGAACAGGTACAGACAGTGCGAGAGCATTGTGAGGTCGTGTGACTGTGTTTAGTATGAACAGCTGACAGGGGCAGCTCCCAAGGTCCCATGTTgatatgatatataaagagGGCCTGATGTTTAGAGTGAGGATTACTGTGTGTCTGGCCCTCTGACTTACAGGATGAATACCTTccagactctgtttctgttggCTGCAATCCTCTCTTTTGGTGAGTATACTTGACTCAAGCTAATTGGTCTGTATCCATGATAGCTGTGTTTATCTAGTACCAGTATAAATAGCATTCTGATTGTGACTTCTTGTTGTACTGCAGCCCAGTCCTTGGACTACTTGGCACTCCACCAGTTCAGAAATATGATCCTGTGCGTAAAGCCTGATAGCTGGCCCATTTTGGATTACGCCGACTATGGCTGCTTCTGTGGAAAAGGAGGCTCCGGCACACCTGTTGATGAGCTGGACAGGTCAGAATACAATCACTCTGCTTCAGACAGCATACATGATAATAAAAAAGTCcagtttgatttgaagttttccttgttttcctttttgacCCGTAGGTGCTGTCAGGTGCATGACCAGTGTTACTCTGATGCTATGCAACACCCTGAGTGCTGGCCCATCTTTGACAATCCATACACTGAGTTATATCACTACAGCTGTGACGAAGCAAACCGCAAGGTCACCTGTGGCAGTGAGTACACTCAAACAACTTAAAAGCTTGCCGAAGAATTTACTGACATTTCAATTTTCAAGAAGATTTCTATTATAGATGTTATAGATGAGAAAAACTGTTactgttcaaatcaaattctctattttttaaaaaatgtttttagtgaTGGTTGTTTTTGGTAATCACAGATTCTTCTCTACTTTATCTTCTTCAGGGAAAAACGATGAATGTGAGATGTTCATCTGTGAGTGTGACAGGAAGGCCGCTGAGTGTTTCGCTGTATCCCCTTGGAACCCCGAGCACGAGCACCTGCCCAGCGACCAGTGccattaaaaaccaaacaactGTGACATGaaatatctgttttcttttaaattttcACAAGTGAGTTAATTTGGTGAGGAtctattatattctattatattagAAATATTCACATAGATCTGATGCATTCATGTACCAAGTATCACAATTTTCACATTGTAGTTCACTGTAGCTTCCATCACTTATAACCATTCATCACCCCCtgtgtttgtaattgttttttttttactcctgaaaataaacacatgtcTGCATAGTTCATTTGACCCCTCATGACGTTCAATGATGGCCAGTTATTTAATCTTAATTCAAGTCACCATAGAGGGCACTATGGTCccactggattttttttgttgttttttttccaggaagaATTTGATGGTTTTTCTGTCAAGTAACATCTTTCTTtcaattctgtgttttatttctggtGCATATGAATATGCTATGATAACCTTTGGGGATTTTatagtgtttaaaatgtgtttttcctaatttatttattttaatttaattttattattttattttatgtttttatacttGTGACCTCAAAATTATAATTTAACTTGTGTTCTTAgttaataagtaaataataatatagtaatatatcATGATGATTACTGTCCTTTGTTTGTACATAAAGCAAGTTTCTATATAGCagccttttttcatttctttttgcatattgtgttatttttaaactttgaattgCTAGAGTATAACACCACATGCCAAGTGTCAACTCATTTGCTATAGAAGAAAAGCTGAATAAGTAGACGGCATATAACTTAATCTATAGATTCATTGCATCTTTGCTAGCTTGAAACAATTCTGAAGGAACACTTATTCTAAAATTGTGCCCGTGAACACCTTTCATGCCTGGCATATGTTTTGCATGTAGAATTAcatgatgcaaaaaaacaaaacaaacacacacaaaaaaaataatgcaattGTAACGTTTAGAAGGCTCGTCATCATTCAACCAACAGCTACAACTATGTCTGATGGTATTGACAAGAATACACAACTAGTGTTTAGTAACAAACAGTCCTTCCTCAAAGGCTTTAGTTCTTATTTCATTATCCTTCCTCTTTGCAATTGTAACATGCAGCAGAGGACTGCATGCAAAATGTTGATTACTGAAATACAGTCACTGCAGCCTTGTGTCTTGGCTTCAGCTAACTATCACTGTTAACTCTCAGCAGCTCACTCTTTGTGATCACATCTATGGCTGCAGCCCACTGGATCAATCTTCAGGCTATTGTTCAGACAATACTAAACATCAGCAGCACTTACCATCTTACCATCAGTCAGCTGTGGTTGCTGTTGACTcaaagaagaaacaagaaaagcaACGAATACAATGACCAATATATATGTACTTTGCCCAATCTCGTGTATGTCTTTGTAATGACTTTGTAATGATTCTGTTTCTGTGGTTGGTAAAAGTGGATCACCCTCCATGTTTAGCAGGGGACTTTGTCTGTTGTCTAAATTCATGTGCAGGGACATAACTTAGATGCCAAACAATGTTTGCACAGGAAGATGAGTTAACTGATACCACTGCATAGCACATTTTaagaatgtttttatgaaatgcGCCCTACAGTCTTTAGTCCTTTGTCAGTTCCATTTCAAATGATtgaacaaaaaatattcatcatcTGCTCTGAGTTTTTGCAAGTTTTTGTAAGAATGTCAAGCCACTTCTGCCTTTACTGCAGACGGTGGTCACTTCTCTCGCAATCCTGGGGTTTGGTGACAGAACAGAACTTGCTTCTATacctaaataattaaaatcatcaAGTAGATATCATTTATAACGGTCCCATTCAGGTTGTGATAGCAATTACACTAACAGTACCAGTACAAAATGGGAACCATGGCACCATGCCCTTTACAACTAGAAtgaactgtaaaacaaactCAAGTCAGAGGCACCCATTCCTCTAAATGACTTGAATTTATTAAACAGGACTTGTTAACCTCTTGGTCACCTTAATCCCCCCCTCACATACCTAATACTAAGGCTGTGCCCCTACAGACAGAACAATACATTTGACAACAAGGCTCATGGTTCAGAAACAGTCACAGACAGTGTGAGTGCACTGAGGTGTGACCATAGTTACTATGAACAGCTGATGGGGCAGCTCCCATACTTGTATATAAAGAGGGCCTGATGTTAAGAGTGAGAACTCCTGTGTGTCTGGCCTTCTGACTTACAGGATGAATACCTTCCagactctgtttgttttggctgcatGCCTCTCTTTTGGTGAGTACCACTTGACTAAAGCCATTCATCTAAAGTCGTGATTCTTACATATGTACATCTTCTAGTACAAGTATAAGTAGCATTCTGATTGTAACTGCTTGTTGTTCTTCAGCCCAGTCCATGGACCACAAGTCAGTCTTGCAGTTCAGAAATATGATTCGCTGTGTGCTGCCTCATAGCAAACCCCTTCTTCAGTTTTCCAACTATGGCTGCTACTGCGGACTTGGAGGCTCCGGCAAACCTGTTGATGAGCTGGACAGGTCACAATACAGTCACTCTGcttcacacattaaaatgtttggtCCAGTCTGATTCAAAGTTTTCCATGTTTTACTTCTTGACCTGTAGGTGCTGCCAGGTGCATGACCAGTGTTACGGTGATGCTTTTCAACACCCGTATTGCTGGAAGATCATCGACAATCCATACACCAGAATATATTGCTACAAGTGTAACAAGCAAAAGAGGGAGGTCACCTGTCTCAGTGAGTACACCAGAAATTACTTAACTTACTTGACTTTTAACATTACTTGACTTttcagattagatcagattatactttatttatcccgcaatggggaaattcactcatgacagcagcagcaaatgtgAAATACTATagaggtaaaataaaaagagcaaacacaacaaacagacagaagtgtaCTTCAGCctatacaataaaaaacaaacggGCAGTTTGGGGGCTGGCTTGGGTCTGTACATTTACATGTCAGCTTTTGAATTTCCATAGGTAAATGGgaaaattgaaaatgtttttacagcacTGTCGCATCGTGGTTCTCTTGAAATGTCAATCGGCATTTTTGCAACAACCAACCACAATGACCCATACACAAAGCATAATGCAGGGGTAGTCAAATACAAATCTTAATGGgccacaaagatttttttttcaatgactCAAGGTCCATTTATTGAGGTTGGTCAGCCCACATgcaatatactgtaatattcaaaagaaaatgtcctttttattcaaaacaacaaaaatatgaacttaaataaaatataattaacattttgacataaattaaaataaatagttaaataaaacaagaaacgACCCCTgtcatgaaaccaaaacaaatatattagGAGGGGTTAAGAATCAAGCAGGCTTTTTGGTGTTGTGTCATAGATGTGACATGAATCCTGCTTGCAGCTTGATATGACAGTTTCAGTGCATCCATTTTTGTTGTTCTTATGTCTGAATTTTTTAGGAAATGTCTCTTCAAAATTCCTATACTTTGTCTCATAAGGCCTTTTAAAACTGGAACTTCATCACAGCTATAGTCTCCTGGCATATTAAGCACATGGGTCTTGTGCTGGTTGGAGGGAGGAATGAATGCAAATTTTTCAGTTCATTCTTCTTTGAATTGCCAATTTTCACTGTCGACCATTCTTTTAGCAGAGAACTTGGAACACGCCATTTTCGTgcaatcttttttcttttttcgtaCAATCTAGGGTCCTACAACTGGCAAAGTGTCAATATGCGAACTGCTCCAAAAACCAAAGTGAAAGTTAAAAGTTGNNNNNNNNNNNNNNNNNNNNNNNNNNNNNNNNNNNNNNNNNNNNNNNNNNNNNNNNNNNNNNNNNNNNNNNNNNNNNNNNNNNNNNNNNNNNNNNNNNNNNNNNNNNNNNNNNNNNNNNNNNNNNNNNNNNNNNNNNNNNNNNNNNNNNNNNNNAAGAATGAACTGAAAAATTTGCATTCATTCCTCCCTCCAACCAGCACAAGACCCATGTGCTTAATATGCCAGGAGACTATAGCTGTGATGAAGAGTTCTAGTTTGAAACGGCATTATGAGACAAAGTATAGGAATTTTGAAGAGACATTTCCTTAACATTCAGACATAAGAACAACAAAAATGGATGCAAGCAGGATTCTTGTCACATCTATGACACAACACCAAAAAGCCTGCTTGATTCTTAACCCCtctaatattttgttttggtttcatgacgggttttcttgttttatttaactatttattttaatttatgtcaaaatgttaattatattttatttaagttctatttttgttgttttgaataaaaggaattttcttttgaattatCAGTATATTGCATGTGGGCTGACCAACCTCAATAATGGACCTTGAgtcattgaaaaaaaatctttgtggcCCATTAAGATTTGT
It encodes:
- the LOC104927697 gene encoding phospholipase A2, minor isoenzyme, which codes for MNTFQTLFLLAAILSFAQSLDYLALHQFRNMILCVKPDSWPILDYADYGCFCGKGGSGTPVDELDRCCQVHDQCYSDAMQHPECWPIFDNPYTELYHYSCDEANRKVTCGRKNDECEMFICECDRKAAECFAVSPWNPEHEHLPSDQCH
- the LOC104927708 gene encoding phospholipase A2, minor isoenzyme, with protein sequence MNTFQTLFVLAACLSFAQSMDHKSVLQFRNMIRCVLPHSKPLLQFSNYGCYCGLGGSGKPVDELDRCCQVHDQCYGDAFQHPYCWKIIDNPYTRIYCYKCNKQKREVTCLKRNSRCAKFICECDRKAAQCFGRSRWNPKHNCLPKDRCL